A genomic stretch from Aminobacter aminovorans includes:
- a CDS encoding uracil-DNA glycosylase → MLSLQPAQTVDPDRDCPLCPRLHDFIASWRAREPGWYNAPVRSFLPPEGEDAVRFLIVGLAPGVRGANRTGRPFTGDYAGELLYSTLKRFGMARGEFEARPDDSLELIGTAITNAVRCVPPDNKPVGAEINTCRTFLVPTIARFPNLKAILTLGSIGHQSTVRALGARVAAVPFKHGARCDVGNIAVFSSYHCSRYNTNTGVLTEEMFVNVFRDVAEFLQK, encoded by the coding sequence ATGCTCAGTCTCCAGCCCGCCCAGACGGTCGACCCCGACCGCGACTGCCCGCTCTGCCCGCGCCTGCACGATTTCATCGCCAGCTGGCGCGCCCGCGAGCCGGGCTGGTACAATGCGCCCGTCCGCTCCTTCCTGCCTCCCGAAGGCGAAGACGCCGTGCGTTTCCTGATCGTCGGGCTGGCGCCGGGCGTGCGCGGGGCCAACCGCACCGGCCGCCCCTTCACCGGCGACTATGCCGGCGAGCTGCTCTATTCGACGCTCAAGCGCTTCGGCATGGCCCGCGGCGAGTTCGAGGCACGGCCCGACGACAGCCTGGAACTGATCGGCACGGCGATCACCAATGCCGTGCGCTGCGTGCCGCCAGACAACAAGCCGGTGGGCGCCGAGATCAACACCTGCCGCACCTTCCTGGTGCCCACGATCGCACGCTTTCCCAATCTCAAAGCCATCCTGACGCTGGGCTCGATCGGCCACCAGTCGACGGTGCGGGCGCTGGGCGCACGTGTAGCTGCGGTGCCCTTCAAGCATGGCGCGCGTTGCGATGTCGGCAACATCGCGGTGTTTTCGAGCTACCACTGCTCGCGCTACAACACCAATACGGGCGTGCTGACGGAAGAGATGTTCGTCAACGTCTTCCGTGACGTAGCCGAATTCCTGCAGAAATAG